The Candidatus Obscuribacterales bacterium DNA segment AGCGCGAGGGCTCAGCCTCTGAGTCTCCAACGTAGCAGAAGCCGGCAAAGTGCATTACCGAATCCACGTAATAACGCTCCATAGCGTCAGCTACGGTACGCTCGTCTGCGATGTCAGCCTCTATGAGGTGAATTCGCTTAGTCAATTCATCACCAAGTGAATGCAGCGCTCGGCGATGTCCCTCAATCAAGTTGTCAACAACAACCACTTCCGAGCCCGGCTTGGACAAGTAATTCTTGACAAAGTGGCTACCAATATAGCCAGCGCCACCGGTTACTAATAGCATTAAGTACCATCCCAACAGGGGTTTGAAGAGTATCAATAACTAGTTTAGCTAAGCTGCTTTAGGGAGAACGACAGCAGCGAACAAATACTCGATGAGTCTTTGCTAAGAAAGCCTCAAAGGCTCGCCAGACGCAGCTCCAGATAAAAATATTCCTTTGACCGGCCTTGTCATTCCCTGCTATCTTTTTTAGATGGTGAAAGCTCATTCCAGGAGTAACCAGTGTCCACAGTCAAAGAAATGCCCAACACCGTGCGCGAGGGAAATCTCACTATTTCCACTCTGCCTATTGTTGAGCCGGAAACACCACCATCAAATATTTTGAGAAAGCTATGTCTTTTTCTCTCAAACGCCATTCTGCAATTTCCATTAATGTTTGAATTGCAACAGAAAGCGCTAGATCAACCAACACTTCTGCGTGCTGAAGTTGAACAAGAGTTGCAACCATTAGGTGATGACTTTATGGTCATCGATTACGGCTGCGGCTCGGGAACTTACACAGGGCTTTTCAATTCAAAAAACTATTTGGGCATTGACTGCAATTTGCCAATGCTGGAAAGAGCAGCGGCAAAACATCCGCAACATTCTTTTGTTCAAGCAAGCGACCTCACCGGCATCAAGTCCAAAATTGGTTCTGTTGGGCAAATTCTTTTAGTCGGTGTTATTCACCATTTGCCCGAAGAATTGCTTGTATCAATTTTGCAAAGCCTCCCTAAGGGCGAGCCAATAAAAATGCTGGCTATCGATACTCTCAAATGTACCTATGGTCCGGGCTGGTTTGTTCAATTGTTTGAACGCGGTGAATTCTTGCGCACTGAAATCGATCACAAGCGCTTATTAGATCGCGTGTCCATTGAAACAAGTTACAAGAAAGTGCCATATGGTCGCTTCTTTGAACTCGCCGTCTACCGCGGTGTAATTCGCCAAGATATTAAATAACGGTTCTGTGCTTAATTGAAGCATCGAACGGGCGCATTGCATGCGCCCGTTCTAAAATATTGCGTTTACCTTGCCCGAGAAGGTCTTGCGATAATTTGCTGTGAAGTTAACAGACAAGTCCTTCAGTAGCGTTTGTCCATATGAGCCGACAACTCCGTATTCCGACACTTGTTCCCAGGGTCCCGGGTAAACTCCAAGCTGCAATTTTGTAACTGCACCTTGCATCGCAGCTATTGGAATTTCTTCGACAATTGCAAAGTCTTGCCAGTCCGTTGTTGCACTGATACTAGACGGAGCATGTGGCAGAACCATGGTGAAGGCATTGTTTTTGCCACCGACAACTACGGGCAAAAGACTAAAGTGGGATTTTTTGTTACCCAAAGACTTCATCTTGCCACTGATATTTACAATAAGATGACTACCTTGAGTTACGTGCTGCGGCACGCTGACCTCAACCGTATTTCTAGCCACGCACTGAAATTGTGCCTTGCTTATGCCAATAACATTGGCGCCTTCACTTGGTACGCGCAACAAAGGATCAAAATCAGATGGGCGCAGGTCTCTAGTACAGGAAGCTCCTCTGCCGGCATCACCGCCAGTTGCACTCGGATTGAACAAAGCAGCCAAGTAAATGTGATACTCGCCTGTCTGTTTGCCTTCTGCCGGTGACAGATCGTCATAGTTACCAAAACCACCAGCTTCCAAACTCGATACAGAAGGCACAAAACGCTTGCTTATCGGTTGTTGCAATCTACCATCCAACAGTTCACCATCATTGCAGAACAATCCGGCACTGAAGCGATCCAAATCCTTGGGATATTGCCCTTCATGTCCGCGCGAATATTCACCATAGACAGTCAGAGGCTCCTTTTCGGCAGAGACAACAATTACGTTGCCGCCCGATAGATGCAGGCAAGATACAGGAACAGACACCGCATACCACTGCTTCCAGTCGTCGAACTTGAACCCCATAGTTCCGGCATATTTGCGCATGGTGTCCAACACCCAATAGGACTGCGGTCGAAACTGTTGAATAATTACCGGCTTATCGGAAAGAACTTGACCGTTAACAGTCACCTTAGCACCGGCCGTTGAACTATCGCCATCAATTAAAACAAGCGCACCACCCAAAGGCTGTCTCAAGGATTTCAATTGTGCATTGTCCAGATCAAGAGTGCGGCAAGCCGACTGACCAGACTGAAGGCGGCACGACCAGGTTAATGGTTCCGCGTCAAAGGCGAACCCGGACAGAACCGCACCGGAGACCATACAAGTAAGCACAGTAAGCAAAATTACAGTTGCGTGTTGTTTCTTCGGCGTCAGAGGCGCCGTGAGGCTAAACGCAGCAAGAATCAGCCAACAAGCTACAAGCCAGGTGGCAAACAACTCAAGTGAATGAGCTGTACTTGCATCACAACCAAACGCAACAAGACGCGACACGTAGTCATTTTTAATCAGATAGCAAAACGCAATTGCCGGAATTGCCAGTTTGATAATTGCTTGCGGTAATTTCCTCATTCTCACAAGCGCATGGGCAAAATATACAGCCAGCAAAACCATAAACGGCATCGCTGTAAAACCATAGCGATTGATAGTTTCAAAAGGCAAATAAATCAAATGCGCTGAGACTAGTGCCAAACTGGCATAGCCGACAAAATTGACTGTTCTGTTTATCGGTTTTGGTGCGGTTAAAAGAACAAAAGCGCCACCCAAGGACAAGAAGCAGAAAAGCCAATGCCAGGCTCGTTGCACATCCATGGATAAGCCCAAAGGATGTTGGCGAAAATCATTCCAAGGCCAAGACCAAATACGAGTTACTTTACGTAGTGCCAGGTTCAACGACTCTTGAGGACGCGTTGTCCAAACTCCGGAAATAGCAGCCATCGGCGATGCTTCATGAGCGAATATCTCTGTCAGAGGGGCGCTTGGTTGAGCGGACCAACCATCGACTTCAACATCGCAGCCCTTAGCCGTGTTGTAAGAAGGAACTCGCGACGGCAATAGTTGAAACGCACCGTTGACGACTTTTGTCGTGATAAGCCAGGGAATGAATGCAGCGACAATGCCGGCAATCACAAGCGCCGGCAATGCAACACGCTTTTTCCAGTTGCAGGCGAACCAGGCAATCAAATGCGCCAAGCCCCAGATAGGCAAAAGCACCGGCTTGAGAAGAAGCAAAAGTCCATCAACCATGCCCAAGAACAATCCCGTCATACGGTCTGTTGTGTTTTGCTTGATGAATTTATCAAGCAACCAAATGCCGGCAAGTAATAAAGTCACAGCAGGCGTTTCGGTGAGAAAGCGGCTGGACGCAACTATGGCAGTCGGATAGAGAGCCCAGCTCAAGCCGGCAGCCAATCCCCAATTTGCACTATTGAGCCATCTTTTCGCAAGAAGGCAGACAAGCAACGAACTTGTCGCATGCATAAGGCTAAGAACAACAATAAGAACGCGCCAATCTGTCGGTTGCGGCACTTTGCCAATGGCGGCAAAAACAATTGCTGCAGTTGTCGGCAATACTGGGCCGTCTAGAATGAGATACTCGCCAAACCATTTTTGCGAACTGACCAAATTATTCAGTGCTGCAAACATATCCCCTTTAGCCAAAGATTCCTGCCACCAGAGGACCATAAGACGAGCAGACTCAAGGTAATGTCTGGAATCAAATATCAAAACAATTTTCGACTCGGAGCTGAGGAGATTGTTTACCAGAGAGACAGCAAGGGCCACAAGAAAGCAAAGAGCAGGCACAATCATAGGCAAAAGCCACGCTTGACTGCTGAGTCGCGTTGCAACAGTAGTTGCGCTACTAGATGTAGCTACCTCACTTACTGCCAACTCTTCTAATTGCTCTTGTACGACCATCTTCAGATTCCTAATAGATTCCCATCCAATGCTTATTCAATGTTGGTTTATTCACCGAACTGACTGCTAACTTCAAATTATGCAAGAGAAGCTTGCCGCCCGTCACATATTGCCGTGGAACATACATCTGCAGGCAAAGCTTACCGATACCACCTTCCACCGCCTCTGACGGCAATATTTCACGCACATTGAGCGGCGCCCAAGCCTTGTTTACATAAAGCACTTTTGGTGTACCCGGCAAAATAATCGGTGCCTTTTTGTCAATCGCTTCAGCGATAAGTACGGCTGTCGTTGGACAGGCTGTGCCTTCAGTCATGATGTCGCCTGTCAAATCAACTTGAATATGGCTCGAATTCGAAACCGTCTGAGGAATGTCCAAGCTTAATTCCTTCATTCCACCGGCATCTAGATCATTAGCTCCAATTGCCAATTGATCTACATACATATCCGCCACGTGCGTTTTCTTAGCCACATGATCGGCGGCAGTATCGCGACAGCGCCCAAGCGCAATGAATAGGCGATAGTCGCCAACCTGCACGCCGGACGATGGTGACAAATCATCGACTTTACCCACGCCGTATTTTGTAAGAGTGTTACGGCTCCTAACTTCCGCGCGAGCAAAAGGCGAAACGATTCGTCCCTCCAGACTATCTACAGAATTCCACAATTTGCCGTGGCTGAAAACTTCAAATGACGGCAAATAGCTTCTTTCGCCGTCTATTGCCGGATAGTCACCATAAAGTGTGGCTTGCTGTCCGGCAGCCGGCTTTACGGTCAGGGTATTTTTACCATCGAGATTGAGCCATTCAACAGGCACCGGCACTGCTCGCCATTGACGCAATTGTTCGGGCTTAATACCAAAAGTCACAGCCTGCAATTGAATTACATTTATCAATTGGTACTTTCTTGGATAAAACTGATAGAGCGATTCGAGCTTCTCAGTCACTTTGTGTCCGTTGACGGCAATCTGAGCTGAAGACAGATTAGTATCACCATCAACAAGAACAAGTGCCCAAGCCGGTTTTGTCTTAGGTTGATTGGCCAGCCACAATTCCCTGGTTGCCACCATGCCGTCTTTCAAAACAGTTTTCCATTCACGCACGGCAGCGCGATGGAATTGCTGGCTGAATAAAATCACACCGGATATTGCAATAAATGCCGCCAAACAAACGGCCAAACGAATCCGTGCCGGCTTTTCCGGCACCATGCGATGCGTTATTCGCCATAGAAGCCAAATAGTCCAACCAATAATTAGCCAACGACCAATAAGTCCCAACCAAAGGGCATTGCTTATATCACCGGTAAGCATCATGGTGTAGGCGATCACATCCGCATCAATTGATATAAGAATCATCAATAGAGAGACGCCTAGTATTGCTACTTCTTTCCACATAGTTTGTCTAGCAAAAATGCCATGCAAAAAATAAACAGCCAAGATCATGACGAAAGGCATGGCTGTAAACCCATAGCGAGGAATTGCTTCAAAAGCCAAATAAGCCAGGTGCCCTAAAATCACCAAACTGCACGCCTCGCCAACAAATAAATTCTGTTTATCGACCTTCGTGCCGATTCTTGATTGAGCCTTAATGCCCGCACAAACGGCAAGGAATCCTAAAAGAGCAAAAAGCCAGATCAGGCGATGAGCTAGTGCTTGCACAGTTGCCGGCACTCCAAACACTTTTGTGCGATAGTCATTCCATGGCAATGAAAACAATCTAGTCGCCTTACGCACGCACAAGCTAGCCAGTTCTACTGGCTTAGCCGAAACAATTGCAGAATAAATATTGAGGACGCCGTCAGCTTCCGTGTACATGTTGCAAGTAATGGTGTACGGGAAACCTCCAACACCGTCGGCTTCAATATCACAACCTTTGACAACATTTAAAACGGGCAAACGCTGCGGGGTCAAGTAGACCTGTCCAACACAAGTCTTGGTGAATATCATCCAGGGAAGAACAGCCAACACCGTACCTAATCCAATAGCCAATAAGGCAAGGATGCGCTTGCGATTACCTTGGAGCTTGAATACGCCCAACAAATCAACAACACCGGAAGCAGGAAATAAAGCTGGTTTGGTTAAAAGTATCAACCCACTAACAAAACCTGCTCCGATAGTTGCACCAATTTGCTTAGCCGCATGACTTCCTGCAACTAGCCGACAAAGCAAATAGACTTGTAAAAGCATGAGCACAATATTTGTTGTCTCGGACATCAGTGTGCGCGTAGCCAAAATAGCTGCCGGATAAAGCCCCCAGGAAAGCCCGGCCACAAAGGACCATCTTTTACTGCCGACAAGCTCGTGAGCAAGCATTGCCACCAGCGCAGCAGCGCAGCCCTGAAGAGCACATTGCAAACCGGAGAAAAGCCACCAGTCACCGGCACCAGGCATTTGACCAAAGCACAAGAAAGTAAAGCTGGCAATAATCGGCAAAACTGGACCATCAAGCATGATGTATTCAATTAACTTGTTCAGGTTACAAGTTGTCGGCGCACCAGTTAATCCATGAAAGAAGAGCACCAGCTGCCTGCATGTCTCCATGTAGTGTCCGGAATCATAGAGCTGTTCGATGGCTGTGCGCTGTCCAATATTTCCAGTTATCCAGCAAACTACAGCAGTTATTAGGAAACATGCCAAAGGGGCAATGGCCGAAGATGGAAAGAAAAACTTCTTTTGATTCTCTAGTTGCTTTAGCTTTGTTACGTTAGCTTGTGATTTAACTTCTGCCATCGTTACCTCTTAGTGACTCCTCAGTTTCTGGAGGCGGAGTAACCAGTTTGTGTTTTTCCGGGTCGATAAACGGTTTATCCGGCACAACGCGCTTAAGAATCAAAATAGACCGGTTGCTGAAGGTCAGCCCGCTAAAGTATTCCTTACGGTTAATTTCCAAATAGCCGGGCACCGGCGAGAAACTAACAATGTACTGATCACCGTCTACACGCCACCAACGCCAGTAATCGCGCATTGACTTGCGCAAATCATTGCGCCAGGTTTGCAAAGCAAGGTCAGGGTTGTATGAAAATACATATTCCGGACCACCATCAATTTGTTTGGGGTTTATGCCTTGCGCTTCCAATTCAGTAATACCTTGCCAGCGCGCGCGGTTCCAACTCATGTAGTCTTGTGTTGCCAGTGTTGAATAAAGAGCAATTACAGCTAAAAGCAAGCATGAAACAATACCTGGTCTGCCCACTTTCCAAAAGCGGCTGATCATTGCTAAAGCAATTAGACAAGGAGCAAAGGCGATTAGGTAGTGCCTATCGGCATCCATAATTATCGTCTCCATGCTCACGCAACCAAGAGATAACAATGCTGCAACAACAACGAAAGAAACCAATATGGCCCGCTTACGAGCAAAAGAATTATGTCCAGCCTTTCTAATTAGGACAATTGCCCGCTCCAATCCGGAAGTAATGATTGTCAGAAAAAGAAAAGCAAAAACACCAGATAAATGTGTCAGCCAAATGCGTGGCGACTTGGAAAGCGTCGGCAGATTGATACCCATCAAATTATGGGCGCCCACTTCCGGCACACGTAAAACATTCATACTAAAAGGCATGAGCCTTCCATCGGCAGCCACCAATTTTGTCAGCGTAGTGGCCATTGCCGCAGCGCTTATAGAAGTCCAAGCTACAAACAACGTCATGCGCTGTTGAGCAAAAGCGAAAAGCTTCGGCACGAAGAGAAGCAATAGAGGCAAACAAAAGATGGCGAAATAGCAAGATATTTGACCAAGCGCCACAGTCATTGAAAAAATCCACTTTGCCGGCGAATGCAGCAAATCACTGACAAATTTCAGATGTGCCTGTTTGAAAGTAGTGTACTCAGCACATTTAGTGGCACCATGCTCCAAAACGGACTCGAGACCAACCGTCCAGGCAACAGGCAAGACAATTAAGAGCAGAAATAAAAGAACTGTCTTTCCGATATTGCCCTTGCGCAGAGACAAACCAATAATGACTAAATTTGCCACTACATATAAAAGAGCACCTTGCCTTACTCCTGCTGCGGCAACGAGCATCACTGAAGAAAGCAGGTAATTCAGTGACGAATCCCGGCGAATACCGCGGAATAGAAAAAGCAAATATAGATTAGTAAAGGCAAACGACGGAATGTCGCTCATGAAGGAGAAGCACAAATTGACAATTAGCGGATTAGAGGCAAATAAAAAGGTTGTAAACCCGGCGATGCTCCGTTTAACTTGAACTTCTCTAAGCGCTAAATAGAGAGCCGCTACAGCGACAATGCCAAGAATTGTCGTAGACCAGTGCAAGACCGTGTAGGAAAAACCAAAAAGCTTACACGCCAGCGCACCGATTCCCACATGGACAAAGGCTGTGGAAAAACTTGTGGGCATTTCAATTTTTCCGTGTTCAATAAGCGAGCGAACGCCATAGCCATATACCCAATCATCATTCAATGAGAAATTGCCGTTAGGTGAAATGACCAAAAGATTCAAAGCTAAATAAGCGGCGATAACAGCCACCCAGGAAAGCATGCCTACTTTCGACGGTCCTTTGACAGTCGTCTTTTCAATTCTTTTTACGGCAGCAACTTGCACCTACCCGACCTCACGAATGAAACGTTTGCCAACGGTCACCATTAACAACAGAAATGCAATTGCACCTATTGCCAAAAGGATTCCCAGAATAAAAGAAAATGGTTGATATACGAATTTAACAACATGCTCTCCGGAAGGAACAACAACACCACGGAAAAGATAATTTGCTCTCAGGACTTCTGTTTCTTCTCCGTCGAGAAGAGCTTTCCACCCTGGGTAATACGTATCAGTCAGTACAAGAATGCCGCCGTGATCCGAGCCTGTCTTTATGGTTACGGAATTTACGTTGTCTCTTTTAACCGATGTCTTATCTTCAACACCGGCAGCACCCACAAAGGATAACTGTGGTGACGGCGACTCCAATACCACCTTGTGATTGTAGTCAAATCCCGCATCGGAAATTAGATCAAGGGCTTTCTGAGAAGAATCAGCGAGCACGTAGTCGTGCACGATGTACGCTTTTGGCAGGGCTGTCGCATTCTCGTAGAGTTTGAACGAGGGATTTTCCCTAATCACTTGAAGTGACTGCCGGCTTTCTGTTTGCAAAGGTAACTGTGTAAGAACGTACTTGACCGATGCCATATCAACCAAGTGATTCAATGACGAGTCAAATACTTCCGTAAACATCTCAAGCTTGGCTCCTGCTGCCTTAGCAAACTGCAAATAACGCTTGGGGAAAAGCACATTGAAGTCACGCAAATCAGGAATGCCATAAACAGTATTGGTGTTGGCACGCAGCAAATGCGGTCCGATACTTATCATTCTGTCGTTCTGGGCTTTCAGGTAAGCCAGAGGCTCAACTTGAGGATAGTTAAACTTGTTTTCGATAGGCAACGATGTGCGAGCTAGAGCCGCCAATCCGACAAAGGCAAGAGTCAAAACAATTACAGATACAACTACGCGATAGCGATCTTTCAATCTATTGCCGATAAGAAGTACAGCTATAAGAGAAATTCCCAACAGACAATCGCGGATCCAATTTATTTTGTCAAAGTACATGTGAGGCAAAATCAAATCAAAGTCGCCACTTCTCAAAGGAACATTGCAGATATTGAGGGCAAATGGAATTAAGAGCGCTGCGGCGACGCAAACACTCACGAATGCTACTGACTTGTTGACACCGAATTTGTTTTCGCTATCACCAGCCAGCACTTTATCCAAGCCAATACCGGCCATGACGGATAAAGAAAGCAAATAAAGAGGCAAGCAGTAGACGGTGACCAACCACAACATCGGCGGATGTTGCAAGACAAAGTCCATTGGTCCCACGCGGCTCATTAGTACAAAAGCAACAAGAGCAACTAGTCCCAAACACTTGGCTATAAGTCCCTTCTTGCCGTTAACAAACAAAGACAAAGGCCAAAGACATGTTGCCACCAATCCCAAGTAGGGGCTGGCTGCTCCAAACCCTGGCTGTAGTAAGTGATAGGTCACACACTGCCAGGGCACATATGCCGATATGCCGACTCCGTATTTGTAGCAATCTGAATTTAGCAAGAATTCAGCAAAGGGCAAAAGCACAGGAGCTGAAAGCAGGAATGTAATTATTCCGGCAAAAGTCAAACCAAAAGCAAAAGCCGTCAGACGTTTATTTACAGTCTCTATTACGCCGTAGCGCGTAGCCGCACCGGAGACGATAAGTCCGCCCATGAGCAAACTGGCAAAGAAAATACCAAAGAAGGAAAGTTCCGGATGCCCGGAAATAATCAGGAGTGTTGAAATAAGTCCGCATCCGACAAAGCTGGAAAATGTTTTGCGCTGTGCGGCATGCACAAAGGCGAAAAATGTCAGAGGGAAAAGACAATATGATGGTCCAGACAATAGTTCCAAATAGAACAATTGATACGGACAAAGCGCATATGCCATGGCGGCAAGTGCTGCAGCCCAACGGCTCAAGCCCAGCTTTCTCGACAGGGCGAAAGTGAAAGCAGCGGCGCCGACGACCAGCAATACCATAGATAAGTTATATGTATACATGGATGGGAAGAACGTAAACAACAGACGCATGGGTGAAAACACACATGCTTGAATATCGCCAATTAAAGGCGCACCACAAGCGCTGTAAGGATTCCACAAAGGCAGGTTGCCGCTTTTCCACATTTGCGCTACGAGAAAATAATGCGGGATGAGCAAGTGAATGATTGAAGGATCACAAAGTGCGCTCTTGCCTGTTGCATACGCACTATAGATAGAATCCCATTCGGCCATCCGGCAAATCTTCGATATGGGCAAGCCGAGAAAAACCGTGCGAAAGAAAAAGAAAAGAACTGTAAGACTAATGCCTAAGTAAGACAAAGCCTCAGCGAAGCTGCCTCTTGTCTTTCCGGAACCGATGGCGGTGCCGGAATAAGACGTCTTCTCCTGCCGAGCAGTTGAAGATACGGTCTTACTTGACTGCGACAGAACTTCTTTCATAAGAGCCAAAACCCGTCCAGCTGTTGCGGTTGTGCCAACGCATTACAGGATGAGCAATTCCTACTTTCTTAAACCAGGATTCCACTTCTTCCCGCTTCAGGTATTCAGCAACTGGAGCTACCAGGTGATCAAAAACAATGTTATGGATTTCCTGGAAATCAAATTGAGAAATGTAGCTCATATAGTCTTCGTAGAATACTCGCGGCAACCACTCAGCGTTTTCACGCAAAGCATGCCACGGGCGAGCAATAAGCTTGGAGTAGAAAACCACAGCCACGGTCAAAAGCGCCGTTATCGTTTTCAAAACGTATGTCGGCAACTTAGAAGTCACTGCCGTTCTAAATGGGGTTACGATATTTCTAATCCACCAGTTGTTTTCATAGCCATAAACCCAAACGCAGATGCTGCCGTCCGGCTTAACTTTACTGGCTAGTGACTTAAAACCACCTTCCGGTGAATCCATATGGTGCAAAACGCCAACCGAATAACCGAAATCAAACACGGGGCGCAAAGGCATATTGGCGATATCAGCTTGCACGATATGTACATTGGGCATTTTGCCAACTTGGGCGTAGGCAATTTCAATGGCATCGCCGATATCTACAGCCACAACATTTTTGGCCATTGACTCAGCGACAACGCGCGTATGGCGTCCCTTACCACAACCGCATTCAAGAACTGTTTTGTTTCTCAGGAATGCAGGAGTAACGGGATTCACCCAATCAAAAAATTGGTTGCGATATTTTTCGTTTTCGCGGCTGAACTGCTGCCATGAAATACCGAATTTGTGACCACTTAAAATGTCTTTCCCGCTGCTCAAGTCCGACAAGACAAAGCGTGGAATGCCACGAACGATGGGATAGCGTTGCGGGCAAGACTTGCAGACAACTTCTCCGGTAATAATTTCAGGCTCGTAAGCGCCGGCGATGTCTTCGGCTTCTTTGACAATCAGCTCAAGGCTCGACTCACATTTGAGACACATCAAAAATTGCAACGCCGAGTGCTTCATGACACCGCCTATATAATGCCGGGGCGCTCTTTACAACTAGCATATTTGTTATAAGCGTAAAGAGACTTGCATATTATAGCTCGGTCCACTTGGCAAAATAGCGGTATGAGAGGCACCTAACATCAAGCAACTCTCAGGTTCAAAATTCAGGAATTCATAGCAACTTTGGGCTACTATCTAACTTTGCCCCGGAAGAGGGGCAGGATTGTGAGCAATGACTCAAGTACTGGACAAATCGGCGCCTGATATTGAACACGCGATTGCCCAAGGGCACTTCGCGTATGATGCCGTATCGAAAATAGATAGACTTCATTTCTGGTACGTAGCTCGCAACGAACGAATTTTTCGCCTGTTCAAAGAGTCGTTTCCTGACTGGCAAAACAAGTCATTTTTAGAAATCGGCTCCGGTGCCTGCAATGTGCTTGGTTATCTCTACGAGCACGGCGTCAAAGACGCTACCGGCTGTGAACAAAACAAATATGGAATTAAAAAAAGCAAGGAACGTTATCCGCAAATACCTGTCTATCCTTGCGATTTGCTCAGCTTAAAAGACAAAACCAGCAAGCGCTTTGACGCCATAGGACTTTTCGATTGCGTCGAGCATATTGATGATGACAAAGAAGCGCTCATACAAGTACGCGAATATTTAAATCCCGGCGGCAAAATTTTTATAACAGTGCCGGCACATAGTTGGCTCTGGTCGCGCATGGATGAAATGTATGGTCATTACAGGCGTTACACGCGCGAGTCATTGACCGACGTGTTGATCGAAGCCGGTTTTAAAAACCCGCAAGTTACGTATTTTTTCGCTCCACTTTTGCCTCTACTCCTGCTACGCATGTTAATGACTTCAGGAATTCCTCAAAACTTGACGGCAACAGAAGCAGCACAGATCTTGTCTGATGAGGTCAAGCTGCCGCCCATGCTGCTCAATCAAATACTTCTAGTAGCGGTGCGCTTAGAACACAACCTTCTGCAAGATCACGACCTGAATTTCGGCGGATCTATCGTCGCTGTTGCGAGTACCTAATTCGTTATTTGACTAAATGTCCGGACTTTGGCTGCACGACTGCTGCAGTTGTTTCTTCCACTGCATCTTGCGCAAATGGCTCACCAAGCCGTTCAGCGAC contains these protein-coding regions:
- a CDS encoding class I SAM-dependent methyltransferase, whose product is MSTVKEMPNTVREGNLTISTLPIVEPETPPSNILRKLCLFLSNAILQFPLMFELQQKALDQPTLLRAEVEQELQPLGDDFMVIDYGCGSGTYTGLFNSKNYLGIDCNLPMLERAAAKHPQHSFVQASDLTGIKSKIGSVGQILLVGVIHHLPEELLVSILQSLPKGEPIKMLAIDTLKCTYGPGWFVQLFERGEFLRTEIDHKRLLDRVSIETSYKKVPYGRFFELAVYRGVIRQDIK
- a CDS encoding glycosyltransferase family 39 protein, whose protein sequence is MQVAAVKRIEKTTVKGPSKVGMLSWVAVIAAYLALNLLVISPNGNFSLNDDWVYGYGVRSLIEHGKIEMPTSFSTAFVHVGIGALACKLFGFSYTVLHWSTTILGIVAVAALYLALREVQVKRSIAGFTTFLFASNPLIVNLCFSFMSDIPSFAFTNLYLLFLFRGIRRDSSLNYLLSSVMLVAAAGVRQGALLYVVANLVIIGLSLRKGNIGKTVLLFLLLIVLPVAWTVGLESVLEHGATKCAEYTTFKQAHLKFVSDLLHSPAKWIFSMTVALGQISCYFAIFCLPLLLLFVPKLFAFAQQRMTLFVAWTSISAAAMATTLTKLVAADGRLMPFSMNVLRVPEVGAHNLMGINLPTLSKSPRIWLTHLSGVFAFLFLTIITSGLERAIVLIRKAGHNSFARKRAILVSFVVVAALLSLGCVSMETIIMDADRHYLIAFAPCLIALAMISRFWKVGRPGIVSCLLLAVIALYSTLATQDYMSWNRARWQGITELEAQGINPKQIDGGPEYVFSYNPDLALQTWRNDLRKSMRDYWRWWRVDGDQYIVSFSPVPGYLEINRKEYFSGLTFSNRSILILKRVVPDKPFIDPEKHKLVTPPPETEESLRGNDGRS
- a CDS encoding YfhO family protein, giving the protein MKEVLSQSSKTVSSTARQEKTSYSGTAIGSGKTRGSFAEALSYLGISLTVLFFFFRTVFLGLPISKICRMAEWDSIYSAYATGKSALCDPSIIHLLIPHYFLVAQMWKSGNLPLWNPYSACGAPLIGDIQACVFSPMRLLFTFFPSMYTYNLSMVLLVVGAAAFTFALSRKLGLSRWAAALAAMAYALCPYQLFYLELLSGPSYCLFPLTFFAFVHAAQRKTFSSFVGCGLISTLLIISGHPELSFFGIFFASLLMGGLIVSGAATRYGVIETVNKRLTAFAFGLTFAGIITFLLSAPVLLPFAEFLLNSDCYKYGVGISAYVPWQCVTYHLLQPGFGAASPYLGLVATCLWPLSLFVNGKKGLIAKCLGLVALVAFVLMSRVGPMDFVLQHPPMLWLVTVYCLPLYLLSLSVMAGIGLDKVLAGDSENKFGVNKSVAFVSVCVAAALLIPFALNICNVPLRSGDFDLILPHMYFDKINWIRDCLLGISLIAVLLIGNRLKDRYRVVVSVIVLTLAFVGLAALARTSLPIENKFNYPQVEPLAYLKAQNDRMISIGPHLLRANTNTVYGIPDLRDFNVLFPKRYLQFAKAAGAKLEMFTEVFDSSLNHLVDMASVKYVLTQLPLQTESRQSLQVIRENPSFKLYENATALPKAYIVHDYVLADSSQKALDLISDAGFDYNHKVVLESPSPQLSFVGAAGVEDKTSVKRDNVNSVTIKTGSDHGGILVLTDTYYPGWKALLDGEETEVLRANYLFRGVVVPSGEHVVKFVYQPFSFILGILLAIGAIAFLLLMVTVGKRFIREVG
- a CDS encoding methyltransferase domain-containing protein, with the translated sequence MKHSALQFLMCLKCESSLELIVKEAEDIAGAYEPEIITGEVVCKSCPQRYPIVRGIPRFVLSDLSSGKDILSGHKFGISWQQFSRENEKYRNQFFDWVNPVTPAFLRNKTVLECGCGKGRHTRVVAESMAKNVVAVDIGDAIEIAYAQVGKMPNVHIVQADIANMPLRPVFDFGYSVGVLHHMDSPEGGFKSLASKVKPDGSICVWVYGYENNWWIRNIVTPFRTAVTSKLPTYVLKTITALLTVAVVFYSKLIARPWHALRENAEWLPRVFYEDYMSYISQFDFQEIHNIVFDHLVAPVAEYLKREEVESWFKKVGIAHPVMRWHNRNSWTGFGSYERSSVAVK
- a CDS encoding class I SAM-dependent methyltransferase, whose protein sequence is MTQVLDKSAPDIEHAIAQGHFAYDAVSKIDRLHFWYVARNERIFRLFKESFPDWQNKSFLEIGSGACNVLGYLYEHGVKDATGCEQNKYGIKKSKERYPQIPVYPCDLLSLKDKTSKRFDAIGLFDCVEHIDDDKEALIQVREYLNPGGKIFITVPAHSWLWSRMDEMYGHYRRYTRESLTDVLIEAGFKNPQVTYFFAPLLPLLLLRMLMTSGIPQNLTATEAAQILSDEVKLPPMLLNQILLVAVRLEHNLLQDHDLNFGGSIVAVAST